tcTCATATTGCCTGGATTTCCAGAGCAGACTCTTCCGGTTTATTCATGACAAGACTTTTCATGCTTTTACAAATGTACAGATCATAGAGTACCCGTGTTACAAGGGACCTCAGGGATGAACTAGCTTAATACTCTGGTTTTCAGAAAAGCAACCTTGGGTCCAGAGAGGTGAAATGTCTTTGAGTTCACACAATGACTTGAGGTGAGTTTGGATTAGGATGTAGTTCTCCGTAATGTATTGAGGACACTGACTGAGCATCACAAATACCCTGCCTGTATAAAGTCTCAGCTTCTGTAATCACCAGCTCAGGGTTTTGGCTTGCCCAGAGAGCTTCCTGATCTCAGTCATCAGTGAGGATTGTGTGAGCATTGCCCAGCTTTGCACAACTCCTTAAGAGCCTGTGCTGTCACCTTTCCTGTGGGATTTCTTGGGGCTCACTGtctgtattttctgtttacaGATAAACTCCCGATCAGATGAATCTGACTCATACTTTCCACTTCAGTTTCTCTATTGCTTTGGTGACACCCCAAATTCCCACTTCCCTATGATTCTGATTCCTGACTAGGCCCAGCCCTTGgaacctccccccacctccatccaGGACTCTGTTCCTTAGTGCGCTGTTTCTAGCCAACTTATCCCCAAAATGCAGGTAGGACCCAGGCTATCTCCTAagtgtgcccagcactgtgctcaATGCTGGTGGAGACCGGAAACTTGATCACAGCTTTTGATCAGTTGCCTAAGGAAAAAAGGCAACATTTTTAGCATGGATTATAAGGTCCTTTTACATGACTTGGATACGTACCTCAAAGCAACAGGTCATGGTGTTCCCTGAAAAAAATGACTGTCCCTCCAATTCCAATCACACAGATTACATTCTAGTCTTTCCCCTTTCCATACTTGTAACTTCCTCTTTCAACATTAAGAAACTTAGCTCCTCTTACAAATTCGTTTTGTAAAAcacttttgattttgaaataatgttagATAGGCAGGATAGTTGCACAGATAGTAAAGAAGAGAGTTCCTATATACTTCTCACTCAGTTTCCCCTAATGTTACCATCTTGATTAACCCCGTTAGGTTtgtcagaagtaaaaaaaaaaaaaaaaaaaaaaattggtatgtTAATACTAACTTAACTCCAGATTTCCTTCAAATTTTACTACTTTTCCATTgatgtcctttttttctgttctaagatCCAATCCAGGATACTGCCTGGCATTTAGCCCTCACTATTTTAAAGCTACTGTGCAAATAGTGTTGGTTCTGCAGCCAGAAGGTGAGGTGTGGGCCTGTTTTCTGTGCCCTTTGGCATATAAAATTCAAATCTGTGGCCTCCCCGAATAAAACTGAGTTTTGATCTCAGTTTGAAGTACAGATATTTAGAGATGTCAAGACACGGCACAAGGAGAAGTCAATGTGAAACAGGCACTTTCTTTTCCACCAGTAATAAAACTTAAAGATCACAATATTTTTTCCACCACAAGAACATGAACAATGTGAATGGTGGCTTTATTGTCACTGAGTGTTTTCTTGGGCACACTTTTGAGtcaattcatgttttaaaattccaggCCCAGAAAAAGTGAGGTTGGCTAAAATTGGCAAAGAGAACTCAGCTCCCAGTAGATTGTGGTCGACCCTTTCCCCTGAAATGAGCTAGGCATAGTGCTGAagatttttatacatattattttaatagtgtAAAACATGTATAGCTAATACTATTCTCATTTTTGGACATGAGGAAATTTAGCCTTCAAGTATTTAAAGTTTCTCAACATGACATAGCAGGCCAGCATCAGGGAGGAGAAGCGTCAAACCCAGATTTTCTCAATTCCAAAGCTGCGTTCCTTCCCACTGTGTCACTTTGCCCGTGAGAGccacatgtgtgtatgtgagtttACTTGGAACTCTCAAAGTCAAATACAAAATTAGGATAGTTATGGCAagtgttaataatttttaaatttgttctaaaACCTTCTTAGATCCTTGCATGTGTGAACTTACATGTTAGTGAACCACAATTAGGTGTCACACTTTGAAGAGGTTTTGAGCAGACACTGTGTCCTAAAATATAAACTTTGTTATCTCATGCGTAAGCACAACAGAGAgcctctatttttatatattgtagatgtctagaaacttctgttaaaaattaaataacaggCTTAATAGAAGAGGATTTATGTTCCTAGAATACTAAAAAATGTGAATACCCCTACTGGTATTTTGACTTTTAGACATCATATTAGAGAATGTGTTACAGCAATTTTGTTTAATATCTTTAAGTTTATTCTCTTTCTTGCCAGTGAGGGCATAACTAATTGCTTAAATCTGTTGAGCCTCCAGTTGGGGATAAAGATACTTGGCTTCCAGCATATAGGAACatacttctttatccaatttatATGCTGCCTATTATCTTCAGAAGGATACCTAACCTCTTTGGCCCTAATTTACTCATCAGTGAAATGGAATATAATAATCATATCTACTTGATAGAGTTGCTATCATGATTTGGTACGGTATATTTGtaaaggttctttttttttttttaatttttattggggaatattggggagcagtgtgtttttccaggacccatcagctccaagtcaagtcgttttcaatcttgttgaggagggcgcagctcactggtctatgtgggaattgaagcggcgaccttggtgttaggagcactgcgctctgaccaactgagccaaccggctgcccctggAAAGCTTCTTGAATCACGTTTGGTGTATAGTAAGCACTACATAAATCATTTGTTAAACATTTCAATAAGACTAGAGCTCCATTATAGCAACACCAGTGGTAATAACCTTCATTGATTTCTCACTACATGCCATATTCCACCTAAGTACAGTGGAGGAAAGTAACTTGTCTCAGTTGTACAAATAGCTCGTGCTACCATAGAGCTAGGAGTCACATCAAGGCTTGGAATCTGAagtctcctctccctctttctaaAACTGCTACTTTGCTGAAAGATGAAACCATTTAACATGTTTCTTCAACGTTGCTCCTCTCTTCCTCAAAATGTTTGTCATGCTACTTTCCATCTCTGAGCTCCTTCTCTTGTTTCAGAGATGGTGTATCCCCTTTTCTTTCTACAGCGAACTAGTTTTCATTGTGGATAATCCCCTCTTTGGGGACTCTGCCTGGCTAATTTCTCATTGGATCTCCAGCCAGTATTTTTTCACCTGCTCCTTCACCGTCTCGCCCATGTTTAGTCTGCATCCTCACCTCCTGAGTCAAGCATGGCATAGGACTCTTGTTCTAATCCTGGGTCTGCCCCTGGCTGTGTTCATTTAGAGACACAGGTTCAAAGGTTCTCAAATCCCCTGCATAGACAGCAAAAGACAACTCTCAGTCTACAATTCATTTATTGTGCAGAATAATTTAACTTATTGTCAAATCTCATCGTTCATAACCAAGCAGTTGTGTTTCTAACTGGTTCGAACTATAACCATCGTATCATTGACTCTTTTTCCCTTCCTACACATTTTGAGGACACAACTAGAATGACTTGGTGTATCAGGGTGCACTTCAGAACATTATTAGATTTATAAGGCTATAAAGAAATGCATTCTATCTTGTTTAAACTAGCATTTCCTGAATATATTTGTGCactgatgctttttttttttgcattaaactaatatagtattaatTATGGTTATTTAGACAAAAAGAACCAATAGGCAGTTGTGGTGGTGGGGCGGGGGTAGAGTGCCAGAGAGAGATATTTTAAGGCATTGGCTCCCACAattgtggaggctggcaagtccaaaatctataGGGCAGGCTGGCAGGCGGAGAGCCCGTGCTgcagtttgagtccaaaggcagtctaCTTGGAGAATTCCTTCCTCCTCAGGACAggtctgtctttttttattatagccttcCACTGATTGGATGAGACCTACCCACATTATAGAGGATAATCTACTTtacaaagtctactgatttaaatgttaatatcatctaaaaaaataccttcacagaaacatctagaatgatgtttgactaaatatctgggtaccatgacctagccaaattgacacataatATTAACTCAAAACCAATTAATCCAAAACTTAAGCCAAAGCTAATTAAACCCAAACTGGTATTTTATCGACAGCATATTTCAGAAATATAGACCAATGGGCCTTTAATCCCAGGCTAAATGGATTGGGACTTTATTCTGTAGGTAAAAAAGAGTTGTAAGTTTTGATTAGAGTTGTGACATGTACTTTGGGAAGATTATTCCCAAAGTGTCTGTATTTAAGATGGactggagaaagaagagacaaggtaggaagagaaaaataggagTCTTTTTAATGATCTAGGCAAGATGTATTGTGGGATAAGTAGGGGAGTGATAGCAGAAGTGGGGAAGACAGAGTGACTTGCAAAAATATTGGAGGTTGCCACTAAGAGATTGGATCAAATAACTAGATTTGGAAGCTGGAGAAGggaaaattcagttaaaatgCTGAGACTTCAAGCGTTGGTAACTGAGACAATAGCAGTGACATTGGAAGAAGCAGGAATATTAGAGGAAGAGCAGACTTTATAGGTGTTTGTCGGCCCTCATAGCTGGATAAATAAAAAACCGTCTGGCTTCTTAATAGTTTAATATATGCTTGATAGTTTATAAAGACAATTGAGAGTTGGGATTAATAACATCATGGGGATTCCATGAGAAGAGTACAGCAATGCATATCATTTGATTATTGTGTCCGGCCAaactgactgtgtgtgtgtgtgtgttttcttcctaGAGTTGAAGAATAGAATAGTAGAAATTGTCTAGAAAACCAAATGCTCTGCTGCTATCAGCTTTTTGCTCAAAAGTGATAAATACCGACGAGTGGACATTTACAAAACCAAGCCAGGTTCTCAGTTATCAGATAGGGCTACCTAATTCATCACAGTAAACATTTATGAGTCTGGGAAAATTGGGGTCAAGAGGCCTGTCACGATTTGATAAAGAAAGCCACTGGCCCATGGTAATAacagttctatttttcttttcaattcgtTTCGcttccatttgttttccttctttgtggCAATGAGCAAATACCCAAGCTTGGCTTAAACCACTGGCTGCAACACAGATACTATTTTCTACactgttttctgttattttacttttgtaaGGTGTCTTTGACCAATTGAAAACCCTCCTAGCAAGTTTGCACAAAGGAACTCTACCAACCCTGGAGCCCTAAGAAGAGGGTGGGAACGTTATTTGCATAAGCCTGTTACTGTCAATGCGCATGGGTTGAAGGAAGTCAGGAAAACACAAGTTAGAGTTAAAAGAGGGCATCTAGGCTATTCCCCTCATGCCACAGATGAGCAAGCAGAGGTCAGAAGAAGTGAAAAGACAGTGTCTAGGGTAAAGGTGGGGCTTGGAGCGGGAAGCGTGTTGTCTGACTTCCAGGCCAAGCGTCTTTCACTGTGCCATGATCTAAGTACCTGGCGTTGTGCTAGAACATAGGGAGGAAGCAACAGATGTCCAGGCATGATATTTGCCCTTagaagtatttgtttgaataaaaaaaagttctctaacataataaaatgtactGGCCCTCATAATACTTCACAAGTTGGGAAAATTTTAGGTTCATTTCTGACAGATCATCTCAGTCTGAATTTTTCTACCAGACTTACAAAACATTATGACCATTGAAAAAGGCTTTTCTTATCAAATCCCTAGATTAGGGCTAGGGATAGGACTACTATTACTTGTCTAGCAAAAAATGAATTGCCACATTGTCCTGTACTTTTCCCAGTTTACCACATAAATGCCAGCACATGATATGACCTCTGTGCTGCCTGAGATATATCCAGAGAAGAATTAGATTAGTTAGGCAAAGTGTATTGACGTCCCTTATGAGTTGTGGCATATTTTTTGACTCTAGGGAGTGTTTACAGTTGTTGACTTCTGTTGACACCTGTTGTTGAGCTGCAGACTTGTCTATAAAACACAGGTGGTAAAATGTCAGTTGTAGAGGATCACTGTGACCGATTGTACGAGGTTTGAAGATTAAGTTTACGAACTTGTTttcagtgatgttgctaaccttttttgatatcagagggattattcattatgaatttataccaactggacagttaaccaagtttactatttggaagtgctgaaaaggctgcatgaccagttagacgacctgaacttttcgccaacaattcatggctcttgcatcaggacaatgcaccagcttacaaggctctgtctgtgagggagtttttagccagtaaacaaataagtgtgttggaacaccctcccaactcacctgatctgccccacccccatgacttctttctttacctgaagataaaggaaatattgaaaggaagacattttgatgacattcaggacatcaagggtaatacgacggcagctctgatggccattccagaaaaagagttccaaaattgctttgaagggttgactaggtgctggcattggtgcatagcttcccaaggggagcactttgaatgtgactgtagtgatattcagcaatgaggtatgtagcactatttctaggatgagttcatgaactcattTGTCCAAACTCGTTTGTGTGTGACCTAgcagaaagcaaagcaaatctCAACCTATTTAGGTGgggaaaatatacacaaaaaaccCTTTCATTAGTTTTGGTTGggatttaaaatgagaattattttcATTGGAAAATATGTTGAAGGATTTAAAGTGTATGACAGAGGAGTAATTTTTTTGTAAGAGCCCactatgcatatatatgcatgaatagattatataaaatgtgaaagtgGAAAGATGCTGAATTCTTGACCAAGTATAGCAGGGAAGCCAAAGCCAGAAGTGATGGGGCAGGGACCAGGTTTGATGTCTCCTGGGAAGGATGAAAAACAAGGTCTCAGAAGCCAAGGAGAGCTGATATGTCACAGCACAGATTAACAGGGCAGTGTAGGCTTTGCAATCAGGGTTAGCAAGACCAAGAGCAAGTCTAGGCTGGACAGGTGAATATGATGCCTATGGCTTTATCCATGGTTGAGGACGATTTAAGGTGGGGTATTAAGGGTGCCAAGCTGACTGGAATTGTGAGATCTAGGATTGTTGGGTTTGAGTTCTAGCTCTACTATGTATAATTTTTGTGacttaaatttataataaatacaattcatAGAAAAATCTCGATTTCTCTGAAACTcagtatcctcatttttaaaatgagtatcaTGATGCTGTTCTGTGTTGTcaatagaattaaatgagattgtgTAACGTCTTTTGTATCTAGAAACAGACTATATGAATGAaagttatatttcatttattatacaGTAAAGGTGAAAGGCAGTTTTAGGTTATATGTGGCCATTCCATTCCaataaaactaatgtaaaataattatgaattttacatatttctattACAAGGTGAGAAAGTAGTATGAGAGGCTGGTTACTTTTCTAAAGTAACCAGAAACTAGTTTCCAAATTTTGAAGACCAGCACTTCTCTTACAGTTTACTCGCTAAATCAGGAGGACATaatgacaattttcttttttttttctttttttctttttttgagtttaAACACTTTAATAGCAAGTGCTGACAGTGGAAGGCCTCCCTCACATATGGGTAATTTGGGGGACTAGATGAAGCTGTTGATGAGGTCTCACCAGGCTCTGGGACTCAGGAATCACCACTACTTCCTGAATCGGGGCATCCCATCAACCTGAGGGTTGGTGTCATCCTCAAAGATGTGGCTGAGGTGGTTGCTGTCCATTACTGTCTGCACGTGTTCTGGGGTGATGAGCGTCTTTCGGTGGTTATAGGCTTCCTTGCCCGCCAGGTCCAGGATGTTGGCCGTAAGGTACTCCATAACGCCAGCGAGGAAAACAGGTGTGCTCCAGCTCAGGCGCTGGAAATAGCGATCTTCTCTATCTTCTCGCAGGAGGCGGTCCACGCGGCTAACCGGGAACTGCAGCTCGGCTCTTGTGGAGCGGGAGAGGGAGTGCTTTTTAGGCCTATGAGAGTGTTGGCGTCTTCTTTTCCCAGGCATTGTGTTTTTGGGTGTTGCCCAGATCGGCCCAGCTGGATTGTCCGGCTCGCCTGGGCCTCTCAAAATACCAGTGCTTATCCCTGCTCACTGTATCCGTGCTCCTGCCTCTCATTGGTCAAGCAGATGCCTTTGTGACAGCTCAGACTTTGTGATGTCATTGGTGACCACTCGGCCCTGATCAGAACTGGCCTAGGCATGTCTGTGATATGAACCTGATCTCCCTGCTAACCCATTTGCTTCCTCTGTCACATTGTAATAAAACCAATTTTGCTTCCATTTGTACATTTAAATATcccttttcttattaaaatttttaacttaaaaaaaagggtATCACTCATATGcttccctctttttttaaaaaaattagtttcaggggtataaaacaacataatgattagacatttacacccctcacagagtgataacctcACCAACCAAGTCTTCtatccatctgacatcatatataactaTTATACCATTAACaattttccctatgctgtacttcatatcTCTTGACTGtatatattgtgactactaatttgtactttctaatcccttaaCCTTCTCCCCTATCCCACAAGCTCCCtcgcccctggcaaccatcagttttttccctctgtatctatgagtctatttctgttttgtttcctcctttattctgttctttaaaaccacatataagtgaaatcatatggtatttgtctttctcagtctgacttatttcagtgaGCATAatatcttccaggtccatccatattgctgcaaatggtaagattttactttttttttttttttttttttaaggctcagTAATActctactgtatatatgtaccacttgtttatccaattgtctattgatgggctttttggttgtttccatatcttggctgttgtgaatagttcTGTAGTAAGCACAgaggtgcagatatctttttgaattcgtgttttgtatttctttggataaatacccaggagtggaattgctgggtcataaggtagttctagttttaattttttgaggaacctctattcTGTcatccatagcagctgcaccaatttgcaatccaatAGTAtatgagtgttcccttttctccacatcctcaccaacacttgttgtttgttgatttattgatgatgaccattctgataggagtgaggtggtatctcattgtggtttttgtttgcatttctctgatgcttagtgacgttgagcatgttttcatgtctcttggccatctttatgtcctctttggagaaatgtctattcatgtccactgcccagttttcaattggattctttgtttttttttggtgttaagctgtatgagtttttataaatcttggatattaagcccttatcagatgtatcattggcaaatatcttctctcattcagtaggatggtttttgttttgttgatggtttcctttgccatgcaaaaacattttagtttgatgtagttccatttgtttatttttttcttttgtgtcccttgcccaaggagatatatcagtaaaaatattactaagagtaatgtctgacagtttacttcctatttttttttaaggagttttatggtttctggccttacgtttaagtctttaatccattttgagtttattcttgtatatggcataacaaggtagtttagtttttttttttttttgcatatatctgtccagttttcccagcaccatttattaaatagactatctttaccccagtgtaaattcttgctttttttgtcatagattaaatgaccatataggcatggatttatttctgctctctctattctgttctattaatctctgtgtctgtttttatgccaataccatgctgttttgattactatagacttgtagtataatttaatattcggtagcgtgatacctccaactttgttcttctttctcaggattgcctgAGATAtttgggtcttttatggttccatataaaagACCATGGATAtttgggtcttttatggttccatataaattttaggattacttgttctagttctgtgaaaaataccattggtattttggtagggattgcattaaatctacatattactttaggtagtatggatattttacttatattaattcttcctatctatgagcatagtatatgtttccatttatttttatcttttttaatttctctcttcaatgtcttataattttctgaatgcaggtcttttacttttttggttaaatttatgtctaaatattttatttttttggatgcaattgtaaatgggactattttcttaatttctatttctgatagttcattattgtataaaaatgcaactagtttctgaatattaattttgtatcctgctaatttactaaattcatttatcagttctaatagtttttttggtggaatcttttgggttctctatatatagtatcatgtcattggcaaataatgacaattttgtttcctcctttccaatttggatgtcttttatttctttttcttgtgtgattgctgTGACTATAACTTCCAGTTCTATGTTGAAGAAAAGTGGTGAAAGTCAACAtccttctcttgttcctgatcttaagaggaaTGCTTTAGCTTTtttccattgagtatgatgttagctgtgggtttgtcatatatggtctttattatactgagatataataaatataataaatattcccACTTTGccgaaagtttttatcataactggatgctggattttgttaaatgctttttctgtatctattgatatgaccatatcatttttatttttcatttttttatgtggagcatcacattaattgatttatggatattgaaccaaccttgcataccaggaatgtatcccacttaatcatggtgtatgatctttttaacgcattactgaatttggtttgctaatattttgttgaggatttctgtatctatgttcattagaggtattggcctgtagttttctttttttgtaatggttttgcctggttttggttCAGGCTAATGggggcctcgtaaaatgagtttgggagacTTCCCCTCTTCTGGAGTTTTTGGACCAGTTCGAGGAGAATAGgtgctaattctttttttaatgtttagtaaaattcacctgtgaagccatctggtccaggacttttgtttgttgggagcttgttgattattgattcaatttcattggtagtaaccagtctgttcagattttctgtttcttttggatTCAGCCTTGGAATactatatgtttctaggaatttatccatttcttccagcttGCCTactttgttggcatatagttgctcataatattttcttaaatgttttttttttgtatttctgtggcatctctgatcacttctctttcatttctaattttatttatttgggtcttgttttcttatccacttatctaccctatgtcttttgactggaacatttaatctacttacacttaaagtggttattgataggtacaatagttattgccattttattatttgtatttttggtctttgttactttgttttctcctttcttctgcttatagaagtccttttaacatttcctgtaatactggtttggtggtaataaattcctttagcttattcttatCTGGAAAGCTGTcactccttcaattttaaatgatagccttgctgggtagagcagtcttggttaTAGGCCCttgttttttttatcactttgaatatttcctgccactcccttctggcctacaaagttttctgtagaaaaatcagctgaaagtcttatgggagctcccttgtgagtaactagttgtcttcctcttgttgcttttaggattctctcttcatctttaaccttttccattttaactatgatgcgtcggtgtggacctgtttgggtttatcttgtttggaactctctctgcttcctgggcttgtatgtctatttcttttaccaggttagggaagttttcagtcattatttcttcaaataggttcttgattccttgctccctgtcttctccttctggtactcctatgatgcgaatgttatgcttgatgttgtcccataagtcccttaaactatcttcattgtttttattcttttttctctttgttattccAATTGggtatattctgctactttgtcttctaaactgctgatttgatcctttgcttcttctaatctgctgatgattccttctagtgtattcttcatttttattgtattctttattgctgattttttgtttttgtttctatgttcttctttatacttgctgtctctttgttgaaattgtcACTAacttccttaaacattcttacaatcagtcttttaaaatgtctctgaTAGGCTggtttccttca
The nucleotide sequence above comes from Rhinolophus ferrumequinum isolate MPI-CBG mRhiFer1 chromosome 6, mRhiFer1_v1.p, whole genome shotgun sequence. Encoded proteins:
- the LOC117023129 gene encoding histone H2A-Bbd type 1-like, whose protein sequence is MPGKRRRQHSHRPKKHSLSRSTRAELQFPVSRVDRLLREDREDRYFQRLSWSTPVFLAGVMEYLTANILDLAGKEAYNHRKTLITPEHVQTVMDSNHLSHIFEDDTNPQVDGMPRFRK